A genomic stretch from Anaerolinea thermophila UNI-1 includes:
- a CDS encoding SURF1 family protein, with protein MKTTVMPASTPKTHAFFSLRWLGTTLLVLMAVAVMVRLGVWQLDRLGQRRAQNALILQNASAPVLDLNRALIQGKTDWKSQAFRLAEASGVYLHEEEILLLNQVWEGQPGYHLVTPLRISGTDAVILVDRGWIPLNQADEAARAVYHLNGEVRLQGRLMPSQAEPRWGGGGDPQIPEGGRLPAWKWLNVERISQQVSGNVLPVYLLELSENATLTLPYRADTSIEVSEGSHLSYALQWFSFALILLIGYPFYVRKQLSQPR; from the coding sequence ATGAAAACCACCGTGATGCCCGCCTCTACCCCGAAGACACATGCCTTCTTCAGCCTGCGCTGGCTGGGTACCACCCTGCTGGTGCTGATGGCTGTAGCGGTGATGGTACGGCTGGGTGTATGGCAGTTGGACCGACTGGGACAGCGCCGGGCACAGAATGCGCTCATTCTGCAGAATGCCAGCGCACCGGTGCTGGACCTTAATCGGGCGCTGATACAGGGCAAAACCGACTGGAAAAGTCAGGCATTTCGTCTGGCAGAAGCCAGCGGCGTATATCTACACGAAGAGGAAATTCTCCTGCTCAATCAGGTCTGGGAGGGACAGCCCGGCTACCATCTGGTCACCCCTCTGCGCATCAGCGGCACAGATGCAGTGATTCTCGTGGATCGCGGCTGGATTCCACTGAACCAGGCAGATGAAGCCGCCCGCGCTGTCTACCATCTGAACGGCGAGGTGCGCCTGCAAGGGCGCTTGATGCCCTCGCAAGCCGAACCGCGCTGGGGCGGCGGAGGCGACCCGCAAATTCCTGAGGGAGGCAGATTGCCCGCCTGGAAGTGGTTGAACGTGGAGCGCATTTCCCAACAGGTCTCCGGCAACGTCCTGCCGGTCTACCTGCTGGAATTGTCCGAAAACGCCACCCTCACCCTGCCGTACCGCGCCGACACTTCGATTGAGGTCAGCGAAGGCTCGCACCTCAGTTATGCCCTGCAATGGTTCTCTTTTGCTCTCATTTTGTTGATTGGATACCCCTTTTATGTTCGCAAACAACTCTCTCAACCCCGTTAA
- a CDS encoding SCO family protein, with translation MRKYAFWLGLGVFIALLAVAGLALAQPYRLRGSIIDPPQPAPAIALNGFDLSAQRGKVALLFFGYTTCPDVCPATLGEMKQVLQRLGTQAQNVQVVFVTVDPQRDTPEKIQKYTTAFDPRIVGVTGTEEDLQPIWQAYGVYREIRQGGTAAGYLVDHSARVYLIDPEGFLRATYPFGTPVEDLLSDVRFLLKP, from the coding sequence ATGAGAAAGTACGCTTTCTGGCTGGGGCTGGGGGTCTTCATCGCCCTGCTGGCGGTTGCCGGGCTGGCGCTGGCACAGCCTTACCGCCTGCGCGGCTCCATCATTGACCCGCCCCAGCCTGCCCCTGCCATCGCCCTCAACGGCTTTGACCTCTCCGCCCAGCGCGGTAAGGTGGCCCTGCTGTTCTTTGGCTACACCACCTGCCCGGATGTGTGTCCGGCAACCCTGGGCGAGATGAAGCAGGTGCTTCAACGGCTGGGAACTCAGGCGCAGAACGTGCAGGTAGTCTTTGTCACCGTGGATCCCCAGCGGGACACACCCGAGAAGATACAAAAGTACACCACGGCGTTTGACCCGCGCATTGTCGGGGTGACTGGAACGGAAGAAGACTTACAACCCATCTGGCAAGCCTATGGGGTATACCGCGAAATCCGCCAGGGCGGCACGGCGGCAGGCTATCTGGTAGATCACTCCGCGCGGGTATACCTGATTGACCCGGAAGGTTTTCTGCGCGCTACATACCCCTTCGGCACACCGGTGGAAGACCTGCTTTCAGATGTGCGTTTTCTGCTGAAGCCATGA
- a CDS encoding cytochrome c oxidase subunit 3 produces MATQTTALEQAHSHAYKLRTARIGLWLFILSDSFVFAGLLVTRFYLLGGHRPELEQLVGVIVTSVLLISSFFMNRAEVQISRGNRKGFITSTAITMALGIAFLIGVVGVEWQIAPFGPADGAQGAVFYMMTGMHAFHVLTGVIFLGIILRNGLRGHYSPERHWAVEAAANYWHFVDVVWIFYYPALYLIGTL; encoded by the coding sequence ATGGCAACGCAAACCACTGCGCTGGAACAAGCCCATTCCCATGCTTACAAACTGCGCACGGCGCGTATTGGGCTGTGGTTGTTCATCCTCTCAGACTCATTCGTCTTTGCCGGCTTGCTGGTGACGCGCTTCTACCTGCTGGGTGGACACCGCCCGGAACTGGAGCAACTTGTCGGCGTCATCGTCACCTCTGTCCTGCTCATCTCCAGTTTCTTCATGAACCGCGCCGAAGTGCAAATCTCGCGCGGCAACCGCAAGGGCTTCATCACCAGTACCGCCATCACCATGGCGCTGGGGATTGCCTTCCTCATTGGAGTAGTCGGTGTGGAGTGGCAGATTGCTCCCTTTGGTCCTGCCGATGGCGCGCAGGGCGCGGTCTTCTACATGATGACCGGCATGCACGCCTTCCACGTGCTGACCGGCGTCATCTTCCTGGGCATCATCCTGCGCAACGGACTGCGCGGTCATTACAGTCCTGAACGTCACTGGGCGGTGGAAGCGGCGGCAAACTACTGGCACTTTGTGGACGTGGTGTGGATTTTCTACTATCCGGCATTGTATCTGATCGGTACGCTATGA
- a CDS encoding cytochrome C oxidase subunit IV family protein: METSTDTQKKMELRRGVIVFAALAVLTVIEYFLGTHAAPTIFLWLIALLKAGLVIWFYMHIQRAFREEGGH; encoded by the coding sequence ATGGAAACTTCAACCGATACGCAAAAGAAAATGGAATTACGCCGCGGGGTCATCGTCTTTGCAGCCCTGGCGGTGCTGACGGTCATTGAGTACTTCCTGGGCACCCATGCCGCCCCCACCATCTTTCTGTGGCTGATTGCCCTGCTGAAAGCCGGGCTGGTCATCTGGTTCTACATGCACATTCAACGCGCCTTCCGCGAAGAAGGAGGACACTAA
- a CDS encoding cytochrome c oxidase subunit I, whose protein sequence is MKKIFQIGLLRGIFGQILGMALGYGLVTALQLLSGARLRAEPAWVVGGAFSALGFLIALGAFTDWFRMAKGEEVPEPEDIEEPQDGRRYWGLSYDHKVIGVQYGFLSLFLLVLGGLFGLIFRTELLAPQLQFLSFNLFNTLIGLHGMVLIASILMGIAAVSNYVIPLLIGARDMAFPRLNAFSFWVAVPGALILLWSLALGGFETGWTGYPPLSIRGPMGVQMFFLGVWFVGWSSILGALNLIATILRMRAPGMSMFRMPILAWSVLATSIIALTATQLIGLSFQLVLFERLLGMGFFEPSNGGNPILFQHLFWFYSHPAVYIFVLPGLGIISELLPVFVRKPLFGYKWVAMSSLGIALVGFLVWAHHMFAAGMEEYLRVPFMYSTLLVAVPTGVKFFSWTATIWQGNIRLRVPMLFVLGGIIIFLLGGITGPLLGTVSTNLHLTDTYYVVGHFHATMFGGYVFPFFAALYYWFPKITGRQMSEKLGKWHFWLLFIGFMVMSLGQMRIGMLGMRRRIADYDPAMGFQLPNIIITLAGFMVALSVLILFINLYRSARFGQVATGNVWQSRSPEWQIPSPTPAHNYPAPLRIVGEPYDYAGESQRYVEVDGAVPAAHAAD, encoded by the coding sequence ATGAAAAAGATTTTCCAGATTGGCTTGTTGAGGGGGATTTTCGGACAAATCCTCGGCATGGCGCTGGGTTACGGACTGGTCACCGCCCTGCAACTGCTCTCTGGTGCCCGCCTGCGTGCCGAACCCGCCTGGGTAGTGGGCGGCGCCTTTAGCGCTCTCGGCTTTTTGATTGCCCTGGGCGCTTTTACCGACTGGTTCCGCATGGCAAAAGGGGAAGAAGTTCCTGAGCCGGAAGACATAGAAGAGCCGCAGGACGGCAGACGCTACTGGGGGCTTTCGTATGACCATAAGGTCATCGGCGTGCAGTACGGCTTCCTCTCTCTGTTTTTACTGGTACTGGGTGGGTTGTTCGGATTAATCTTCCGCACTGAACTGCTGGCGCCGCAACTGCAATTCCTCTCGTTCAACCTCTTCAACACCCTGATTGGCTTGCACGGCATGGTGCTGATTGCCTCCATCCTTATGGGCATCGCGGCTGTCTCCAACTATGTCATTCCCCTGCTGATCGGCGCGCGCGATATGGCATTCCCGCGGTTGAATGCCTTTTCTTTCTGGGTTGCCGTGCCAGGGGCATTGATCCTGTTATGGAGCCTGGCACTGGGTGGCTTCGAAACCGGCTGGACGGGTTACCCGCCGCTCTCCATCCGCGGTCCCATGGGCGTGCAGATGTTCTTCCTGGGTGTATGGTTCGTGGGGTGGTCGTCCATCCTCGGCGCGCTCAACCTGATTGCCACCATCCTGCGCATGCGCGCTCCGGGGATGTCCATGTTCCGCATGCCCATTCTGGCGTGGAGCGTGCTGGCAACTTCCATCATCGCCCTGACCGCCACGCAGTTAATCGGTTTGTCGTTCCAACTGGTGCTGTTTGAGCGTCTGCTGGGCATGGGTTTCTTTGAGCCGTCCAACGGCGGCAATCCCATCCTCTTCCAGCACCTTTTCTGGTTCTACTCTCACCCGGCAGTGTATATCTTCGTCCTGCCCGGCTTGGGAATCATCAGCGAACTTTTGCCGGTGTTCGTGCGCAAACCGCTGTTTGGCTACAAGTGGGTGGCTATGTCCTCGCTGGGCATCGCCCTGGTGGGCTTTCTGGTATGGGCGCATCACATGTTCGCCGCGGGGATGGAAGAGTACCTGCGCGTGCCCTTCATGTACAGCACCCTGCTGGTGGCAGTGCCCACCGGAGTGAAGTTCTTCTCATGGACGGCAACCATCTGGCAAGGCAACATTCGCCTGCGCGTGCCCATGTTGTTCGTGCTGGGGGGCATTATCATCTTCCTGCTGGGCGGCATCACCGGGCCTTTACTGGGAACAGTCTCCACCAACCTGCACCTCACCGATACCTATTATGTGGTCGGACACTTCCACGCCACCATGTTCGGCGGTTATGTCTTCCCCTTCTTTGCCGCGCTGTACTACTGGTTCCCCAAAATCACCGGGCGGCAGATGAGTGAAAAACTGGGCAAATGGCACTTCTGGCTGTTGTTCATCGGCTTCATGGTCATGTCGCTGGGGCAGATGCGCATCGGCATGCTGGGAATGCGCCGTCGCATTGCCGACTACGATCCCGCCATGGGCTTCCAGTTGCCCAATATCATCATTACCCTGGCGGGGTTCATGGTAGCCCTCTCGGTGCTGATTCTTTTCATCAACCTGTACCGCAGTGCCCGCTTTGGACAGGTCGCTACGGGCAACGTCTGGCAGTCGCGTTCGCCGGAGTGGCAAATTCCCTCACCAACCCCGGCACACAATTATCCCGCTCCCCTGCGGATCGTAGGAGAGCCTTACGACTACGCCGGAGAAAGCCAGCGCTATGTCGAAGTGGACGGCGCAGTCCCTGCGGCACATGCGGCTGACTGA
- the coxB gene encoding cytochrome c oxidase subunit II — protein sequence MRNTHPVRKVLIASANPLFGKGLQQIYRQRFEAVEFLLTSTMDETLIQLERWQPDLVIVDYDDKTIHREEFLSHFITGQRSMQVMLVSLRESGAVVVYDRKTLTPAQADEWLSDFQSHPPSKRSQTMKGNARHLFIAGGLVIVATALAYFALLGINPLPAQASTQAQAIDRLFNAHFFMIALLFSLITVFIGYSLFAFRSKPGMEDQPGANMKGNNTLEIIWTLIPLATVLVFSFFGARNLAETRMVDSQAMEVKVIARQWDWVFEYPAYGIKSNELYLPVNRQVLLKLTSLDVIHSFWVPEFRVKQDALPGENLVKELRITPIKEGRYTVMCAELCGGAHANMNRPVVVVSKQEFDAWVSSKVNAATADPVERGKRWAELSGCLSCHSVDGSKLVGPTWKGAYGHEVELADGSKVLADETYLYASIVDPASQLVKGYPNSMPANYADQLSDEQIRDIIEYIKSLK from the coding sequence ATGCGGAACACACACCCTGTTCGGAAAGTGTTAATCGCCTCGGCGAACCCGCTGTTTGGAAAAGGGCTTCAGCAAATTTACCGCCAGCGCTTCGAAGCGGTGGAGTTTTTGCTCACCTCCACCATGGATGAGACGCTGATACAGTTAGAGCGCTGGCAGCCTGACCTGGTCATCGTGGACTACGACGATAAAACCATCCACCGTGAAGAATTCCTCAGCCACTTCATCACCGGGCAACGCTCCATGCAGGTCATGCTGGTCTCACTGCGGGAGAGCGGCGCAGTGGTGGTGTACGACCGTAAAACGCTGACCCCCGCTCAGGCAGATGAATGGCTAAGCGATTTTCAATCCCATCCCCCATCCAAAAGGAGTCAAACCATGAAGGGAAATGCCCGACACCTGTTCATTGCCGGAGGGCTGGTGATTGTGGCAACGGCGCTGGCGTACTTTGCTCTGCTGGGAATTAACCCGCTCCCTGCACAGGCATCCACACAAGCCCAAGCCATTGATCGCCTCTTCAACGCACACTTTTTCATGATTGCCCTGCTGTTTTCGCTGATTACCGTATTCATCGGCTACAGTTTGTTTGCTTTTCGCAGTAAGCCCGGTATGGAAGATCAGCCCGGTGCCAACATGAAGGGCAATAACACGCTGGAAATCATCTGGACTTTAATCCCCCTGGCAACCGTGCTGGTCTTTTCGTTCTTTGGCGCGCGCAACCTTGCCGAAACCCGCATGGTAGACTCCCAAGCCATGGAAGTAAAGGTCATTGCCCGTCAGTGGGACTGGGTTTTTGAGTATCCGGCTTACGGCATCAAATCCAACGAACTGTACCTGCCCGTCAACCGGCAGGTGCTGCTCAAACTCACCTCGCTGGATGTGATTCACTCGTTCTGGGTGCCGGAATTTCGCGTCAAACAGGATGCCCTGCCCGGCGAAAACCTGGTCAAAGAACTGCGCATCACCCCCATCAAAGAAGGCAGGTACACAGTGATGTGCGCCGAATTGTGCGGGGGGGCACATGCCAACATGAACCGCCCGGTTGTGGTGGTGAGCAAGCAGGAATTTGACGCCTGGGTGTCCAGCAAGGTTAATGCCGCTACCGCCGACCCGGTGGAGCGCGGCAAGCGCTGGGCAGAACTGAGCGGATGTCTTTCCTGCCACTCGGTCGATGGCAGTAAACTGGTCGGTCCGACCTGGAAAGGCGCCTACGGGCACGAAGTGGAACTGGCGGACGGCAGCAAAGTCCTCGCCGACGAGACTTATCTGTATGCTTCTATCGTGGATCCGGCATCGCAACTGGTCAAAGGCTATCCCAATTCCATGCCCGCCAACTACGCCGACCAGTTAAGCGATGAGCAAATCCGCGACATCATCGAATACATCAAGTCCCTCAAATAA
- a CDS encoding helix-turn-helix domain-containing protein — translation MTRILFLPDPHTLLWLEEEQPAEAILQALQRGEWLPPAPFHELPCADLRALQIEDMVLITRTAPRAVVQPYLPHLSRRQMEVLKGLAEGLTTRQIAYRLRISTRTVYLYVSDLKRRFDAGTRAELVRRAMIVLSSLRR, via the coding sequence ATGACGCGCATTCTTTTTCTTCCCGACCCTCACACGTTGCTCTGGCTGGAAGAAGAACAGCCCGCCGAAGCCATTCTTCAAGCCCTGCAACGGGGAGAATGGCTTCCGCCTGCGCCTTTTCACGAACTGCCCTGCGCTGACCTGCGCGCCCTGCAGATTGAGGACATGGTGCTGATTACCCGCACCGCTCCGCGCGCAGTGGTTCAGCCTTATCTGCCTCATCTCAGCCGCCGTCAGATGGAAGTGCTGAAAGGGCTGGCAGAGGGACTGACTACCCGGCAGATTGCCTACCGCCTGCGCATCTCCACCCGCACGGTGTACCTGTACGTATCAGACTTAAAACGCCGTTTTGACGCCGGCACCCGCGCTGAACTGGTGCGCCGGGCAATGATTGTCCTTTCCAGTTTGCGAAGGTAA
- a CDS encoding choice-of-anchor Q domain-containing protein, with protein MSGWQKLFRVLLSLSILSGWLLTFTVPVRAAAVTTRYVVDRLDDVLPPDTETGDPGWLFACTEAAEDCSLRSAIMLVNYNAYELAASDPDNTYQFEIVFDEGLACSSDNPCIVRMSPVLAGAGEDLNATGDFDIGARIPNTGEAYPLTLSLLGNPADPTAVVIDGLLDEPNPRDRVLDVHPLANVTLSDLTIQNGKAGEHLDGGGGIRNRGTLTLRNVMLIDNATSDAVSQVPGGFGGGIYNTGILFLQNTIVSGNKTGKGSGSANQGGDGGGIYNARGATVTVQGGEISNNSTGTGGDGYTSGAGGGLYNDGTAILSNVNFMGNSTGNGAPPGGSAGLGGAIFNNAQSVLRLENVLFSQNKTGNGAASIDGNGGNGGAGGAIANAGYLEKMDNVTFYKNQTGNGGQSVNFNGGSGGNGGALFNAGTAVVGNEDASPLYVIFKENKTGDGGVAGVGYGGKGGDGGAIYNEGSIISPLVELNPDFPVFEANATGNGGGGGIYGDGGNGGNGGALANTGTLQIPDAPTVSVMLNVTFLGNYTGYGVKCDGESMGGSGGNGGAIFNSGGIGILANVTFEANKTGPGASDTSGNCGGGNGGSGGAIANTGTVQEVRFASFVRNETRAGGSSVNPGRGGHGGAIFNSGEGRIVVIHSTLDSNKTGAGGTKVDGGLAGAGGSGGAVYAENKSNVSLKNATVTANQVGGTGKGGGIYNASGLQTRVFVQGSALGYNKLSTQALNDCQDDSSGNLRSLGYNVVQTVGNCSEFAAPLDRINTDPQLGALTGIKPFYRLPLTETAPVVDFVPISACAYPYQDQRGMIRPRGWGCDAGAVEYESNYRIALPFIRK; from the coding sequence ATGAGTGGCTGGCAAAAACTCTTTCGCGTATTGCTGAGCCTGTCTATCCTTTCAGGGTGGTTACTCACCTTCACGGTGCCTGTCAGAGCAGCCGCAGTGACAACCCGCTATGTGGTGGACCGGCTGGACGATGTTCTCCCCCCCGATACGGAGACCGGCGACCCTGGGTGGCTGTTTGCCTGTACGGAGGCGGCGGAGGATTGTTCTCTACGTTCAGCAATCATGCTGGTCAATTACAACGCCTACGAATTAGCCGCCAGTGACCCGGACAACACCTATCAGTTTGAAATCGTCTTTGATGAGGGTCTCGCCTGTTCGAGCGACAATCCCTGTATCGTGCGCATGAGTCCCGTTCTGGCGGGAGCAGGGGAAGATCTCAACGCAACCGGTGATTTCGATATTGGGGCGCGCATTCCCAACACTGGAGAAGCATACCCGCTGACTCTAAGCCTTTTGGGCAATCCCGCCGACCCGACAGCGGTAGTGATAGATGGACTGCTGGATGAGCCCAATCCGCGTGACCGGGTGCTGGATGTGCATCCGCTGGCAAACGTGACCCTCTCGGATTTGACCATCCAGAACGGCAAGGCGGGGGAACACCTGGATGGCGGTGGGGGAATTCGCAATCGTGGCACACTTACCCTCAGGAATGTGATGCTCATTGACAATGCTACCTCAGATGCAGTCTCGCAGGTGCCGGGTGGATTTGGCGGGGGGATTTACAACACCGGCATACTTTTCTTACAAAACACCATCGTTTCTGGAAACAAGACCGGCAAGGGAAGTGGCAGTGCCAATCAGGGTGGCGATGGTGGTGGCATTTACAATGCCCGCGGGGCGACTGTGACTGTTCAGGGCGGGGAAATCAGCAACAACAGCACCGGCACCGGTGGTGATGGATACACGTCCGGTGCAGGCGGCGGGCTGTACAACGATGGCACGGCGATCCTGAGCAATGTCAATTTCATGGGCAATTCCACCGGTAATGGCGCGCCTCCGGGAGGCAGTGCCGGTTTGGGGGGCGCCATTTTCAACAATGCGCAGTCTGTATTGCGTCTGGAGAACGTGCTCTTTTCCCAAAACAAGACCGGCAACGGCGCCGCCTCCATTGATGGCAACGGCGGGAACGGCGGCGCGGGTGGTGCCATTGCCAACGCTGGTTACCTGGAAAAGATGGACAACGTCACTTTCTACAAGAACCAGACCGGTAACGGCGGTCAAAGCGTGAACTTTAATGGCGGCAGTGGCGGCAATGGCGGTGCATTGTTCAACGCCGGTACGGCTGTGGTGGGAAATGAGGATGCTTCTCCCTTGTATGTGATCTTCAAAGAGAATAAAACCGGCGATGGCGGTGTGGCTGGCGTTGGTTATGGTGGCAAAGGCGGCGATGGCGGTGCTATTTACAATGAAGGCAGTATCATCAGCCCGCTGGTAGAGTTAAACCCGGATTTCCCTGTATTTGAAGCCAACGCTACCGGCAATGGCGGAGGTGGTGGAATTTATGGAGATGGTGGAAACGGTGGCAATGGTGGTGCCCTTGCAAACACCGGCACCCTTCAAATTCCCGACGCGCCTACGGTTTCGGTGATGCTGAACGTCACTTTTCTGGGTAACTACACCGGCTACGGTGTCAAATGTGATGGGGAAAGTATGGGCGGAAGTGGCGGTAACGGTGGCGCCATTTTCAATAGCGGGGGGATTGGTATTCTGGCAAACGTCACCTTTGAAGCCAACAAAACCGGCCCTGGCGCTTCGGATACCTCCGGAAACTGCGGCGGCGGCAACGGCGGGAGTGGCGGGGCTATTGCCAATACCGGTACAGTTCAGGAAGTGCGCTTTGCCAGTTTTGTCCGCAATGAGACCCGCGCGGGTGGTTCTTCGGTCAATCCTGGGAGAGGGGGGCACGGCGGCGCAATCTTCAATAGCGGCGAAGGCAGGATTGTGGTGATTCACTCCACGCTGGACAGCAACAAGACCGGCGCGGGCGGTACCAAGGTGGACGGTGGTCTCGCTGGTGCAGGTGGAAGTGGCGGCGCTGTCTATGCCGAAAATAAAAGCAATGTCTCGCTCAAGAACGCTACTGTCACAGCCAATCAGGTCGGCGGGACGGGCAAGGGCGGTGGTATTTACAACGCTTCGGGGTTGCAGACGCGCGTTTTTGTCCAGGGTTCTGCGCTGGGATACAACAAACTTTCCACGCAAGCCCTCAATGACTGCCAGGATGATAGCAGTGGCAACCTGCGTTCGCTGGGCTACAATGTGGTGCAGACGGTAGGAAACTGCAGTGAATTTGCCGCGCCGCTGGATCGCATTAATACCGATCCGCAGTTGGGCGCTTTGACAGGCATCAAACCGTTTTATCGTCTGCCGCTTACCGAAACCGCACCGGTGGTGGATTTTGTGCCCATCAGCGCCTGTGCATATCCCTATCAGGATCAACGTGGAATGATTCGCCCACGGGGTTGGGGGTGTGATGCCGGCGCGGTGGAGTACGAGAGCAATTACCGCATTGCTCTGCCGTTCATCCGCAAATGA
- a CDS encoding class I SAM-dependent methyltransferase — translation MDTKAIEVLREINRTFYLQYGESFARTRRRVQNGVKQVLERLPDEGVWLDIGCGSGALAVEWLQRGRKSRYIGMDFSEVLLEEARRAVSALHAGEQVTFLHGDLTAPNWHLAVQDIPLQGILAFAVLHHIPSHDLRLALLRTVHSLLPPGGWFVHSEWQFHHSPKLMSRRLPWSVVGVNEENLEAGDTLLDWRETLPAGEEQGGLRYVHLFSPEELQQLAEQAGFSIEETFSSDGLGNRLSLYQIWKRL, via the coding sequence ATGGATACAAAGGCCATTGAGGTGTTACGGGAGATTAACCGCACCTTTTACCTGCAGTACGGCGAGTCCTTTGCCCGCACACGGCGGCGGGTGCAGAACGGCGTCAAGCAGGTGCTGGAGCGCCTGCCCGATGAAGGTGTCTGGCTGGATATCGGTTGCGGCTCGGGGGCGCTGGCAGTGGAGTGGCTTCAGCGGGGACGCAAAAGCCGCTACATCGGCATGGATTTCAGCGAGGTACTGCTGGAAGAAGCCCGCCGCGCGGTGAGCGCTCTGCATGCCGGCGAACAGGTGACCTTCCTCCACGGTGATCTAACTGCTCCGAACTGGCATCTGGCGGTACAGGACATTCCCCTGCAGGGCATCTTGGCTTTTGCCGTCCTGCATCATATCCCCTCGCATGACCTGCGCCTTGCCCTTCTGCGCACGGTACACAGCCTGTTGCCCCCCGGCGGCTGGTTTGTGCATTCCGAGTGGCAGTTTCATCACAGTCCCAAACTGATGAGCCGCCGTCTGCCCTGGTCGGTGGTGGGCGTAAATGAAGAAAACCTCGAAGCGGGCGACACCCTGCTGGACTGGCGCGAAACCCTCCCTGCCGGTGAGGAACAGGGAGGGTTACGATACGTGCATTTATTTTCGCCGGAAGAACTTCAGCAGTTGGCAGAGCAGGCGGGCTTCAGCATCGAAGAGACCTTTTCCTCGGATGGTTTGGGCAACCGCCTGAGCCTCTACCAGATCTGGAAACGCCTGTAA
- a CDS encoding elongator complex protein 3: MDFEVWQETHEPTPERQEIARRVLEDVRRGMDVVRALRRHPLPEGGYLPKSILVQTYQRLVEQGEWQEDAHFLAAIRMKPVRTLSGVTTVTVLTKPYPCPGKCIFCPTDVRMPKSYLPDEPGAMRGLQNEFDPYRQVASRLESLAATGHPTDKIELLILGGTFTAYRRDYQEWFIRRCFDALNEVDSARLEEAHRRNETAPHRNVGLVIETRPDEITPQELAWLRRLGVTKVQMGVQSLDDRILALNQRGHTAAEALQATALLRAAGFKIVLHWMPNLLGATPQSDREDFARLWTQGYAPDEIKIYPCQLLQNADLYAYWERGEYQPYTTEELIDLIADLKPTVPEYCRINRIIRDIPSTNVVAGNRRTSLRQDVLAEVARRGQRCHCIRCREVRNERVDPNTLVLRDLTYTAAYAEEHFLQFVTPQDRIAGYLRLSLPLPDAPDVTSALPDLEGAALIREVHVYGQSLPVGFELPGAAQHIGLGTQLLNRAADLARARGFRRLAVIAAIGTRLYYESRGFQRGGLYLIRDL; the protein is encoded by the coding sequence ATGGATTTTGAGGTCTGGCAGGAAACCCACGAACCCACCCCGGAACGGCAGGAAATTGCCCGCCGTGTGCTGGAAGACGTGCGCCGCGGCATGGACGTGGTGCGCGCCCTGCGCCGCCATCCCCTGCCGGAGGGCGGTTACCTGCCCAAATCCATTCTGGTGCAGACTTACCAGCGCTTGGTGGAGCAGGGCGAATGGCAGGAAGATGCCCATTTCCTCGCCGCCATCCGCATGAAGCCGGTGCGTACCCTCTCCGGCGTGACCACGGTGACGGTGCTGACCAAGCCTTACCCCTGCCCGGGCAAATGCATCTTCTGCCCCACCGATGTGCGCATGCCCAAGAGTTACCTGCCCGACGAACCCGGCGCCATGCGCGGTCTGCAGAACGAGTTCGATCCCTACCGCCAGGTTGCCAGCCGACTGGAATCGCTGGCGGCAACCGGACACCCCACCGATAAAATCGAACTGCTGATTCTGGGAGGTACGTTCACTGCCTACCGCCGCGATTATCAGGAGTGGTTCATCCGGCGCTGTTTTGATGCCCTCAACGAAGTGGACTCGGCGAGGCTGGAAGAAGCCCACCGGCGCAACGAAACCGCCCCGCACCGTAATGTGGGGCTGGTCATCGAGACCCGTCCGGATGAAATCACCCCGCAGGAACTGGCGTGGCTGCGCCGCCTGGGGGTAACCAAGGTGCAGATGGGCGTGCAGTCGCTGGATGACCGCATTCTGGCGCTCAATCAGCGCGGGCATACTGCCGCCGAAGCCCTGCAAGCCACCGCGCTCTTGCGCGCCGCGGGCTTCAAGATCGTCCTGCACTGGATGCCCAATCTGCTGGGCGCGACCCCGCAGAGCGACCGTGAGGACTTCGCCCGCTTGTGGACGCAGGGGTACGCCCCGGATGAGATTAAGATTTACCCCTGCCAACTGCTCCAGAATGCCGATTTATACGCCTACTGGGAGCGCGGCGAGTACCAGCCCTACACCACCGAAGAACTCATTGACCTGATTGCCGACCTCAAGCCCACCGTGCCGGAGTACTGCCGGATTAACCGCATCATCCGTGACATCCCTTCGACCAACGTGGTGGCGGGCAACCGCCGCACCAGTCTGCGGCAGGATGTGCTGGCGGAAGTTGCCCGCCGCGGACAGCGCTGTCACTGCATCCGCTGCCGCGAGGTGCGCAACGAGCGCGTTGACCCCAATACACTTGTCCTGCGCGACCTGACCTACACCGCCGCGTATGCTGAGGAACATTTCTTACAGTTTGTTACCCCTCAGGATCGCATTGCCGGGTATTTGCGCCTTTCCCTGCCTCTGCCCGATGCCCCGGATGTCACCTCTGCCCTGCCTGACCTGGAAGGCGCCGCCCTGATTCGCGAGGTGCACGTGTACGGACAGTCCCTGCCGGTGGGGTTTGAACTGCCCGGCGCCGCTCAGCACATCGGCTTGGGTACGCAGTTGCTCAACCGCGCCGCCGACCTTGCCCGCGCACGTGGATTCCGCCGCCTGGCGGTCATTGCCGCCATCGGCACGCGCCTGTATTACGAATCGC